In a genomic window of Ochrobactrum sp. Marseille-Q0166:
- the phnG gene encoding phosphonate C-P lyase system protein PhnG, with amino-acid sequence MNTTGHTTQHSTVESGGCTTAKSNLAPDATQAARQASMALLARASGEELATFWQNWADKPEFEVLRGPETGLVMMRGRMGGGGAPFNVGEATVTRATVRLANGSVGHSYALGRDQEKAKLAALFDALWLDEATRDAIESSVLNALRGRVDTADAKRRNETAATKVDFFTMVRGDN; translated from the coding sequence ATGAACACGACGGGCCATACTACGCAGCACAGCACAGTTGAAAGTGGAGGCTGCACCACCGCTAAAAGCAATTTGGCACCGGATGCAACGCAGGCAGCACGTCAGGCCAGTATGGCGCTTCTCGCTCGCGCAAGCGGCGAAGAATTGGCAACCTTCTGGCAGAACTGGGCAGACAAGCCTGAATTTGAAGTGTTGCGTGGTCCGGAAACCGGACTGGTCATGATGCGCGGTCGTATGGGCGGTGGCGGTGCCCCGTTCAATGTTGGCGAGGCAACCGTCACCCGCGCAACTGTTCGTCTGGCGAACGGCTCGGTTGGGCATTCTTATGCGCTGGGACGTGATCAGGAAAAGGCGAAGTTGGCTGCATTGTTTGATGCGCTTTGGCTCGATGAAGCCACCCGCGATGCGATTGAAAGCAGCGTGCTCAATGCATTGCGTGGTCGTGTCGATACTGCGGATGCAAAACGGCGCAATGAGACAGCTGCCACGAAAGTCGATTTCTTCACAATGGTTCGGGGAGACAACTGA